From one Rhodamnia argentea isolate NSW1041297 chromosome 1, ASM2092103v1, whole genome shotgun sequence genomic stretch:
- the LOC115743846 gene encoding uncharacterized protein LOC115743846 has protein sequence MEGEQGRSMSESHEQADSESFPSSSSSSRPCPICLSPTPHLQESYLDRCFHKFCYKCIVQWTKVVASKHSEAPSSLLCPFCKTENFSIIHGYDGSKFERHYVGQIFSDSVFFTEAHWYRLRCYYVEPGILGDAFDVKRFWKLRKYLESNRWLYSWLKREIQALMQEEDVDVVVHHMLGTIESSLRRYDQRKLKAPEERQMEFKMLLLDAARPFLTGRTDRFVDEAELFLASGLNLEAYDDVYMRGLGWENPGIDSQIDSLEESLKEPTDDSTVALQSKLFDFDEDLDGAQKPILRVCQSEPLELPRLAMSASFLEEKRKSYYPHYERDYCHFWAPIRVFRIAFVPFPLAKNHATTQAKPQRTGVTKYQVNIL, from the exons ATGGAAGGAGAGCAAGGAAGGAGTATGAGCGAGAGCCACGAGCAGGCCGACAGCGAGAGctttccttcttcatcttctagcTCTCGCCCATGTCCGATCTGTCTCTCCCCCACTCCCCACCTCCAAGAATCCTACTTAGATCGCTGTTTCC ATAAATTCTGCTACAAATGCATTGTGCAGTGGACTAAAGTGGTTGCTAGCAAGCACTCTGAAGCTCCAAGTTCTTTACTGTGTCCCTTTTGTAAG ACTGAAAACTTTTCGATTATCCATGGATATGATGGAAGTAAGTTTGAACGGCATTATGTTGGTCAAATATTTTCTGATAG TGTTTTCTTCACAGAAGCACATTGGTATAGGCTACGGTGCTATTATGTTGAACCAG GGATCTTAGGTGATGCATTTGATGTAAAGCGGTTTTGGAAGCTTCGGAAATATCTTGAGTCAAATCGATGGCTTTATAGTTGGTTGAAGAGGGAAATTCAAGCTCTAATGCAG GAAGAAGATGTCGATGTCGTGGTGCACCATATGCTTGGTACAATCGAGTCATCCTTGAGAAG GTATGACCAAAGGAAGCTGAAGGCACCTGAAGAGAGACAAATGGAGTTCAAAATGCTGTTACTTGATGCCGCGAGGCCTTTCCTAACAGGAAGGACAGACAGATTCGTGGACGAGGCAGAACTGTTCCTTGCATCGGGCTTGAACCTGGAAGCTTATGATGATGTTTACATGCGAGGCCTCGGTTGGGAGAACCCCGGAATCGATTCTCAGATCGATTCTCTCGAGGAATCTCTCAAGGAACCAACTGACGATAGCACAGTGGCTCTTCAGTCGAAATTGTTCGATTTTGACGAGGACCTGGATGGAGCACA AAAACCAATTCTAAGAGTTTGTCAGTCCGAGCCACTGGAATTGCCGAGGCTGGCGATGTCAGCCAGTTTTctggaagagaaaaggaagtcTTACTATCCTCATTATGAGAGAGATTACTGCCATTTTTGGGCACCGATCAGAGTCTTCCGCATTGCTTTTGTGCCTTTTCCTCTGGCAAAGAACCATGCCACAACACAGGCGAAACCTCAGAGAACTGGCGTAACAAAGTACCAGGTGAACATATTGTAG